One Camelina sativa cultivar DH55 chromosome 3, Cs, whole genome shotgun sequence genomic window carries:
- the LOC104759799 gene encoding uncharacterized protein LOC104759799, with translation MSSMASGTAPTTKSAVCIRKTIKSATLSVQFHRSSSSSSLPMLSSLNCFLAANSAKLLNPNGGSVVSSSPKPFRPVMQWQDVTVKMVVDAPAAVAYKLYADRELFPKWMPFVSSVEAMEDRPELSRYLVKLESFGQNIEYHFLAKNLQRQCSIFPERSFLLLSRDEFFI, from the exons ATGTCATCAATGGCTTCTGGTACAGCTCCAACAACCAAATCCGCCGTTTGTATCAGAAAAACAATCAAGTCTGCAACTTTGTCAGTACAGTTTcatcgatcttcttcttcttcttctttgccaaTGTTATCatcattaaattgttttttagcAGCTAACTCTGCAAAACTACTAAACCCTAATGGTGGTTCcgtagtttcttcttctcctaaaccCTTCAGACCCGTTATGCAATGGCAAGACGTCAC GGTAAAGATGGTAGTGGATGCACCAGCTGCCGTGGCTTACAAGTTATACGCAGATCGTGAATTGTTCCCAAAGTGGATGCCCTTTGTGTCATCTGTTGAG GCTATGGAGGATAGACCAGAGCTATCGCGTTACTTGGTCAAACTCGAGTCTTTTGGACAAAATATTGAGTATCATTTTCTCGCAAAAAATTTACAg AGGCAGTGTTCGATTTTTCCCGAGAGGTCCTTCCTCCTGCTTAGTAGAG aTGAATTTTTCATTTGA
- the LOC104759810 gene encoding uncharacterized protein LOC104759810, with amino-acid sequence MSVVATNMNTINHLSSTTCKLPNLQTPIRFDRKPFSYSLTPLLPKTLNGFSYSSSVSRRSRFIIPKRRRLSVSMEWQDCSVKMEVDVPVSVAYNFYLDRESFPKWMPFISSVEVLKDKPDLSRWSLKYNAFGQDIKYSWLARNLQPTLNQKIHWRSLEGLPNKGSVRFFPKGPSSCIVELTVSYEVPALLTPVASALRPFLERLLRGGLERFATMAKTM; translated from the exons ATGTCTGTAGTAGCAACTAACATGAATACGATTAATCACTTGTCCTCCACAACTTGTAAACTCCCAAATCTCCAAACACCCATTCGCTTCGATCGTAAACCCTTTTCATATTCTCTCACTCCTCTGcttccaaaaaccctaaatggCTTCTCTTACTCTTCATCCGTTAGTCGCAGATCCAGATTCATTATTCCTAAGCGGCGACGACTCTCTGTTTCAATGGAGTGGCAAGACTGCTC AGTGAAGATGGAAGTAGATGTTCCTGTATCCGTAGCGTATAATTTCTACTTGGATCGTGAATCTTTTCCTAAATGGATGCCTTTTATTTCATCCGTGGAg GTGTTAAAAGACAAGCCTGATCTTTCACGTTGGTCACTCAAGTACAATGCTTTTGGTCAAGACATCAAGTATTCTTGGCTTGCTCGGAATCTACAG CCTACTCTTAATCAGAAGATTCATTGGAGATCTCTTGAAGGTCTTCCTAATAA AGGCAGTGTTCGGTTCTTCCCTAAAGGTCCTTCATCGTGCATCGTAGAA CTAACTGTATCATATGAAGTCCCTGCGCTATTAACCCCCGTGGCATCG GCGCTACGGCCTTTTTTAGAAAGATTGCTTAGAGGTGGACTTGAAAGATTTGCAACCATGGCCAAAACCATGTAA